One Microcoleus sp. AS-A8 DNA window includes the following coding sequences:
- a CDS encoding GNAT family N-acetyltransferase translates to MNIQQAFNAAAADYDRLRRILIPCFEDFYRTAVEIIPFDRSAALKILDLGAGTGLYSGMVQALFPNAEFTLIDLAPEMLEKAKSRFSQMGKSPKILMGDYVESDWESPYNLVISGLSIHHLSDSDKKRLYQRIYQALKPGGMFVNADQVLGKTPELEKRYRQQWLDSVRTLGISEEELKAAQKRMEYDRMATLEAQLGWLEAAGFQDVDCCYKNFSFAVFGGYRPAQLEVKNNLQQPTLQTQRLILRPFTLADAPDVQRLAGAREIAAMTLSIPHPYKDGMAQEWINTHSTALEQGRVVNFAIALRAVPSAIALCESGELCGALGLGIDADNNQAELGYWLGKPYWGQGYCTEAARAVVRYGFEVLALHRIHSAHFPHNLASGRVMQKIGMHYEGCRRQHIRKWEKFEDLVQYGILKSDWLQQ, encoded by the coding sequence GTGAACATTCAACAAGCGTTTAATGCCGCCGCCGCCGATTATGACCGATTAAGGCGCATCCTGATTCCGTGCTTTGAGGATTTTTACAGAACAGCAGTTGAAATTATCCCTTTTGATCGCAGTGCAGCCCTAAAGATACTTGATTTGGGCGCAGGAACAGGTCTTTATTCAGGTATGGTTCAGGCACTCTTCCCGAATGCCGAGTTCACGCTGATCGACTTAGCCCCTGAGATGTTAGAAAAGGCGAAGAGCCGATTTAGCCAGATGGGGAAGTCCCCAAAAATCCTGATGGGTGATTATGTCGAGAGTGATTGGGAAAGCCCATATAACCTTGTGATTTCCGGTTTATCCATCCATCATCTGTCCGACTCGGATAAAAAGCGTCTTTATCAGCGGATTTATCAAGCGCTGAAGCCTGGGGGTATGTTCGTCAATGCCGACCAAGTTTTGGGTAAGACACCCGAATTAGAGAAGCGCTATCGACAACAGTGGCTCGATTCAGTCCGTACCCTCGGTATTTCAGAGGAGGAACTCAAAGCCGCCCAAAAACGCATGGAATACGATCGCATGGCAACCCTTGAGGCACAATTGGGTTGGCTGGAAGCGGCAGGTTTCCAAGATGTGGATTGCTGCTACAAAAATTTCAGCTTTGCCGTTTTTGGGGGATATCGCCCTGCTCAGTTAGAGGTTAAAAACAATCTTCAACAACCCACCCTCCAGACTCAACGGCTCATTCTACGTCCCTTCACCCTAGCAGATGCACCAGATGTGCAACGGTTAGCGGGCGCACGCGAAATTGCTGCCATGACGCTCTCAATTCCCCATCCTTACAAAGATGGTATGGCTCAGGAGTGGATTAACACCCATTCAACTGCATTGGAGCAGGGAAGAGTCGTCAACTTTGCGATCGCCCTCCGGGCGGTGCCTTCGGCAATCGCCCTGTGTGAGAGTGGAGAACTGTGTGGAGCGCTCGGATTAGGCATCGATGCCGATAATAACCAGGCTGAACTCGGCTACTGGCTTGGCAAACCCTATTGGGGACAGGGCTACTGCACCGAAGCCGCTAGAGCCGTGGTGAGATATGGCTTTGAGGTACTTGCCTTACATCGCATTCATTCTGCCCACTTTCCCCACAATCTAGCATCAGGACGAGTGATGCAGAAGATTGGGATGCACTACGAGGGATGCCGCCGCCAACATATACGCAAGTGGGAAAAGTTTGAAGACCTTGTACAGTATGGCATCCTCAAAAGTGACTGGTTGCAGCAGTGA
- a CDS encoding transposase → MKRRVAKVRLYPTNEQQQSLAKAFGCSRWWWNFALNKTIQTYQETGKGLSDKALNALLPSLKKEYEWLKETYSQVYQSTTRNLSRAFLNFFEKHAAFPRFKSRKARQSIQYPQSIKIEGNCLKVPFIGLIEAKIHRLFEGGIKTVTISKDPSGKYFASILFEVEGDEPEVSTEGKVAGIDLGIKDFAIVHNGEKTSKFANPKHLAKYERNLARKQANLARKQKGSKSREKARRLAARVYERVRNVRQDFLHKLSRKLVDENQVIVVENLNVKGMVRNHNLAKAISDVGWGMFVNFLDYKLERKGGKLIEIDRWFPSSKLCSKCLYQMSEMPLDVRSWTCPNCGTHHDRDENAARNIRAEGIRLLWALGTSAPAAGGDVRPKLGRKPKQRHSLVIVEAPTIFGTPT, encoded by the coding sequence ATGAAACGTCGAGTAGCGAAAGTTAGGCTCTATCCAACAAACGAACAGCAACAATCGCTAGCCAAAGCGTTTGGTTGTAGTCGTTGGTGGTGGAATTTCGCACTCAATAAAACGATTCAAACCTACCAAGAGACAGGAAAAGGGTTGTCAGACAAGGCGCTTAATGCGCTTCTGCCATCGCTCAAAAAAGAATACGAGTGGTTAAAAGAGACTTATTCACAGGTATATCAATCAACCACTCGTAATTTGTCTAGAGCGTTCCTCAATTTCTTTGAAAAGCATGCGGCTTTTCCTCGTTTCAAATCTAGAAAAGCTAGACAGTCTATTCAATACCCTCAGAGTATCAAGATTGAAGGAAACTGTCTTAAAGTTCCTTTTATTGGTTTGATTGAGGCTAAAATTCACAGGTTATTTGAGGGTGGAATTAAGACTGTCACAATATCAAAAGACCCATCAGGCAAATACTTTGCATCTATCTTGTTTGAAGTGGAAGGTGATGAACCTGAAGTTTCAACTGAAGGTAAGGTCGCAGGTATTGATTTAGGAATAAAAGATTTTGCCATTGTTCATAATGGTGAAAAAACCTCTAAGTTTGCTAACCCTAAGCATTTAGCTAAATACGAACGCAACTTAGCTCGAAAACAGGCTAACTTAGCCAGAAAGCAGAAGGGGAGCAAGTCTAGAGAGAAGGCAAGAAGGCTTGCGGCTAGAGTATACGAACGAGTTAGAAATGTCCGTCAAGATTTTCTCCATAAGCTTTCACGGAAGTTAGTTGACGAGAACCAAGTCATCGTAGTGGAGAACCTCAATGTCAAGGGCATGGTTCGCAACCACAATCTAGCCAAGGCTATTTCTGATGTTGGCTGGGGCATGTTTGTCAATTTCTTAGATTACAAGCTGGAACGTAAGGGTGGAAAGCTTATAGAAATTGATAGATGGTTTCCTAGTTCCAAACTCTGCTCAAAGTGTCTCTATCAAATGTCGGAGATGCCATTAGATGTCCGTAGTTGGACTTGTCCGAATTGCGGCACTCATCATGATAGAGACGAAAATGCAGCAAGAAACATAAGAGCAGAGGGTATCAGATTGTTATGGGCGTTGGGAACCAGCGCTCCTGCGGCAGGAGGAGATGTAAGACCAAAACTTGGACGCAAGCCCAAGCAAAGGCATTCTCTCGTGATTGTCGAAGCCCCCACTATATTCGGTACTCCGACTTAG
- a CDS encoding ATP-binding cassette domain-containing protein, producing the protein MLRLEHISKIYPTGEVLKDVNWEVKVGDRIGLVGVNGAGKSTQLKIIAGEMEPTAGEIIRPASLHIAYLTQEFEVDPTRTVREEFWTVFKEANAVQHSMTQVQRQMETANPEELDRLIHKLDKLQRHFEALDGYGLEAQIEKILPEMGFEPEDGDRLVSAFSGGWQMRMSLGKILLQKPDLLLLDEPTNHLDLETIEWLETYLKGLKTPMVIVSHDREFLDRLCTQIVETERGVSTTYLGNYSAYLQQKAEMQEAQLSAYERQQKELEKQQVFVDRFRASATRSTQAKSREKQLDKIERIEAPTNSLKTLHFRFPPAPRSGLEVVKIKDLVHAYDDKILFLGADLLIERGDRVAFLGPNGAGKSTLLHLIMGMEQPTEGTVQLGQHNVLPGYFEQNQAEALDLNKTVMQTIHDEVPDWKNEEVRTLLGRFLFSGETVFKKVESLSGGEKARLALAKMLLRPANLLMLDEPTNHLDIPAKEMLEEAIQNYDGTVLIVSHDRYFISKVATKIVEIREGEFRPYLGDYHYYLDKIAEEKQQAKLAAIAAEKAAKKAAKASKKADTKRR; encoded by the coding sequence ATGCTGCGACTCGAACATATTAGTAAAATTTACCCTACAGGCGAAGTCCTCAAGGATGTCAACTGGGAAGTCAAAGTAGGCGATCGCATTGGACTCGTCGGCGTTAACGGCGCAGGCAAATCCACCCAACTGAAAATCATTGCTGGGGAGATGGAACCCACGGCGGGAGAAATTATCCGTCCCGCTAGCTTACACATCGCTTACCTCACCCAAGAATTTGAAGTCGATCCGACGCGCACCGTTCGCGAAGAATTTTGGACGGTGTTTAAGGAAGCGAACGCTGTGCAGCATTCGATGACGCAGGTGCAGCGACAGATGGAAACGGCTAATCCAGAAGAACTAGACCGACTGATCCACAAACTAGACAAACTCCAGCGCCACTTTGAAGCCTTAGATGGCTATGGATTAGAGGCTCAAATTGAGAAGATTTTGCCAGAAATGGGATTTGAGCCAGAAGATGGCGATCGCCTCGTGAGTGCGTTCAGTGGCGGTTGGCAGATGCGGATGAGTTTGGGCAAAATCTTGCTGCAAAAACCCGACCTCTTGCTGCTAGACGAGCCAACAAACCATCTGGATTTAGAAACCATTGAATGGCTGGAAACTTACCTGAAGGGTCTAAAAACCCCAATGGTTATTGTTTCCCATGACCGGGAGTTTCTGGATCGCCTGTGTACCCAAATTGTCGAAACTGAACGCGGTGTCTCGACGACATACCTGGGTAACTACTCTGCTTATTTGCAACAGAAAGCTGAGATGCAGGAAGCTCAACTGAGTGCTTATGAGCGTCAGCAAAAGGAACTGGAGAAGCAGCAAGTCTTTGTGGATCGTTTCCGCGCTAGCGCCACCCGCAGCACCCAGGCGAAAAGCCGCGAGAAACAATTAGACAAAATTGAGCGAATTGAAGCGCCAACCAATAGCTTAAAAACCCTGCACTTCCGCTTTCCCCCGGCACCTCGCAGTGGTTTGGAGGTGGTGAAAATCAAAGACTTAGTTCATGCCTATGATGACAAGATTCTGTTCTTAGGAGCCGATTTACTGATTGAACGTGGCGATCGCGTGGCGTTTCTCGGTCCTAATGGTGCGGGTAAATCGACCCTGCTCCATTTAATTATGGGCATGGAACAACCCACGGAAGGGACGGTTCAATTGGGTCAACATAATGTCCTTCCGGGTTACTTCGAGCAAAATCAAGCCGAAGCTCTGGATTTAAACAAAACCGTCATGCAAACGATCCATGATGAGGTGCCGGATTGGAAAAACGAGGAAGTTCGCACCTTATTAGGACGGTTTTTGTTTAGTGGTGAGACGGTGTTTAAAAAAGTTGAGTCCCTGAGTGGGGGAGAAAAAGCGCGTCTTGCTTTGGCTAAAATGCTTTTACGTCCCGCTAATTTACTGATGTTGGATGAGCCGACCAATCACCTGGATATTCCTGCGAAAGAAATGCTGGAAGAAGCGATCCAGAATTATGATGGTACGGTGCTGATTGTCTCCCACGACCGTTATTTCATTTCCAAAGTGGCTACCAAAATTGTGGAAATCCGAGAGGGTGAATTTCGCCCCTATTTGGGAGATTACCACTATTATTTAGATAAAATCGCGGAAGAAAAACAGCAAGCCAAACTAGCTGCGATCGCCGCCGAAAAAGCCGCGAAAAAAGCGGCAAAAGCCTCGAAAAAAGCTGACACCAAACGCCGCTAA
- a CDS encoding diflavin flavoprotein, whose translation MVTVTPTTKQRDVQVLPIGAETTVLRSRTWDRLKFEIEYALQRGTTANSYLIRADKIALFDPPGESFTEIFLAALQQRLNPTQLDYIILGHVNPNRAVTLKALLELAPQVTFVCSNPASINLRTLLPDQELKIEVVRGDDTLDLGQGHHLQFIPTPSPRWPGSLCTYDPQTEILFTDKLFGAHVCGDQVMDEGWMTISEDRRYYFDCLMAPHARQVEKALDKLTEFQARLYATGHGPLVRYSLIPLTQSYRQWSEENATKDLTVALIYASAYGNTGTLAQAIARGITKAGVGVEAINSEAADPTEIQKAVEKADGFIMGSPTLGGHAPTPIQTALGIVLSTASKTKLAGVFGSYGWSGEAIDLIESKFSDAGYQFGFETIRVKFKPNEVTLKYCEEAGTDFAQALKKAKKSRTPRQPVGESQAARTEQAVGRLIGSLCIVTTKQGELKGAMLADWVSQATFTPPGLTIAVAKDRAIESLMHTGDSFVLNILAQGKHLGLMKHFLKPFGPGEDRFAGVTTQEAENGCPILGDALAYLECTVENRMECGDHWVVYGVVKQGQLLQADGVTAVHHRKSGTHY comes from the coding sequence ATGGTCACAGTCACGCCAACAACAAAGCAACGCGATGTTCAAGTTCTCCCCATTGGAGCAGAAACCACCGTATTGCGATCGCGCACTTGGGATAGACTCAAGTTTGAAATCGAGTATGCCCTGCAACGCGGCACCACCGCCAACTCTTACCTAATTCGAGCCGATAAAATTGCCCTGTTTGACCCCCCTGGTGAATCCTTTACCGAAATTTTTCTCGCTGCACTCCAACAACGCCTCAACCCAACCCAGCTAGATTACATAATTCTCGGTCACGTCAATCCCAACCGAGCCGTTACCCTCAAAGCCCTGCTTGAACTTGCACCTCAAGTTACATTTGTTTGCTCCAATCCGGCATCAATTAACCTACGAACTCTCTTGCCAGACCAAGAACTGAAAATTGAGGTTGTGCGAGGTGATGACACCTTGGATTTAGGGCAAGGTCATCACCTACAATTTATCCCAACCCCCAGTCCTCGATGGCCTGGTTCACTTTGTACTTACGACCCCCAAACCGAAATTCTCTTCACCGATAAGCTGTTTGGGGCACATGTCTGTGGTGACCAGGTAATGGACGAAGGATGGATGACGATTAGCGAAGACCGACGCTATTACTTCGATTGCCTCATGGCACCCCACGCGAGGCAAGTGGAAAAGGCGTTGGACAAACTAACTGAATTCCAGGCAAGGCTTTATGCTACGGGTCATGGCCCTTTGGTGCGCTATAGCCTGATCCCCCTAACTCAGTCCTATCGACAGTGGAGTGAGGAAAATGCCACAAAGGACTTGACGGTTGCCCTAATTTATGCATCTGCCTATGGAAATACCGGAACCTTAGCCCAAGCGATCGCACGGGGCATCACGAAAGCCGGTGTTGGGGTTGAAGCAATTAACAGCGAAGCGGCTGACCCCACAGAGATTCAGAAAGCGGTGGAGAAAGCAGACGGATTCATTATGGGTTCCCCAACCCTAGGCGGTCATGCCCCAACGCCCATCCAAACCGCACTGGGAATCGTCCTTTCGACCGCCAGCAAAACAAAACTCGCGGGTGTCTTCGGTTCCTACGGCTGGAGTGGTGAAGCCATTGACTTGATTGAAAGTAAATTCAGCGATGCCGGTTACCAGTTCGGCTTTGAAACCATTCGAGTTAAATTTAAGCCCAACGAAGTTACCCTCAAATACTGTGAAGAAGCAGGTACCGACTTTGCCCAAGCTTTGAAGAAAGCCAAAAAATCCCGTACCCCCCGGCAACCTGTTGGTGAGTCCCAAGCCGCGCGTACCGAGCAAGCGGTGGGACGTTTAATCGGGTCTTTGTGTATTGTTACAACCAAACAAGGGGAACTCAAGGGGGCAATGCTGGCTGATTGGGTTTCTCAAGCCACCTTTACACCTCCGGGTCTTACCATTGCAGTGGCCAAAGACCGAGCAATTGAGTCGCTGATGCACACGGGCGATTCCTTTGTCCTGAATATTCTCGCCCAAGGGAAGCATTTGGGCTTAATGAAGCACTTCCTCAAACCCTTTGGGCCTGGGGAAGACCGATTTGCTGGGGTCACGACCCAAGAGGCTGAGAATGGTTGCCCGATTCTAGGCGATGCCTTAGCTTATTTAGAATGTACGGTAGAAAATCGCATGGAATGTGGCGATCACTGGGTCGTCTATGGGGTGGTTAAACAGGGCCAATTACTGCAAGCTGACGGCGTTACTGCTGTGCATCATCGCAAATCAGGTACTCATTACTAA
- a CDS encoding phosphatase PAP2 family protein gives MFELDFRAFLQSFLSFGKKLIAAHWRSLLILFIGVYLPLQVFGELAEEVWENEGGFPWDVPILLAVHSTSSTQMDGFATILTKLGVFWGVFPVASVIGLVLLLRRRWRSLTYLLTTLFGSIIINRTAKVLLHRVRPHLWSSPAPELDYGFPSGHAMSSMTLVAALIILSWNSRWRFPVWLIGSVFVLSIGWTRLYLGVHYPSDILAGWMVSIAWAIGVSLLIRPHLTKPVVAQDGEPAHADQLTPREQEAVTEKTK, from the coding sequence ATGTTTGAACTAGATTTTAGGGCATTTCTTCAGTCTTTCCTGAGCTTTGGCAAAAAGCTGATTGCTGCTCATTGGCGCTCTTTGCTCATTCTATTTATTGGTGTCTACTTACCCTTACAAGTTTTTGGGGAGCTAGCAGAAGAAGTTTGGGAAAATGAAGGCGGCTTTCCTTGGGATGTGCCTATTCTGCTGGCGGTTCATAGCACATCCTCAACCCAAATGGATGGTTTCGCTACCATCCTGACGAAGCTAGGGGTATTTTGGGGCGTGTTTCCCGTCGCTAGTGTGATCGGGCTAGTATTATTGCTGCGGCGACGGTGGCGATCGCTAACTTATTTACTCACCACTCTCTTCGGCAGCATCATCATTAACCGCACCGCCAAAGTATTATTACATCGAGTTCGTCCCCACCTATGGTCATCACCCGCTCCAGAGTTGGACTACGGATTCCCTAGTGGTCATGCCATGTCGAGTATGACACTGGTAGCGGCGTTGATCATTCTGAGTTGGAACAGCCGTTGGCGCTTTCCCGTTTGGTTGATTGGAAGCGTATTTGTGCTTTCCATTGGCTGGACACGTCTTTATCTAGGAGTTCACTATCCCAGTGATATTCTCGCCGGATGGATGGTTTCGATTGCTTGGGCGATTGGGGTGAGTTTACTGATTAGACCCCATTTAACTAAACCCGTGGTTGCACAGGATGGAGAACCGGCTCATGCCGATCAGCTAACACCGAGGGAACAAGAGGCTGTAACGGAGAAAACTAAGTAG
- a CDS encoding response regulator, translating to MTRVLIIEDEEILRESILNILETNGFSTIEAGDGQSGVRLAKERIPDLILCDIRMPELSGYEVLKTLRQDPLTAGIPLLFLTADNMQNVMDQGEALGANGYLTKPFSTVQLLQAISQGLRDYPRN from the coding sequence ATGACAAGGGTTCTAATCATCGAAGACGAAGAAATCCTGCGCGAGAGTATCCTGAATATCCTAGAGACGAATGGGTTTAGTACGATTGAGGCAGGAGATGGCCAAAGTGGAGTACGCTTGGCAAAAGAGCGGATTCCTGATCTTATTTTGTGTGATATTAGGATGCCGGAGCTCTCTGGGTACGAAGTATTAAAAACACTGCGTCAAGATCCACTGACGGCCGGTATTCCCTTACTCTTTCTAACGGCAGACAATATGCAAAACGTCATGGATCAAGGAGAGGCTCTAGGGGCAAACGGCTATCTGACGAAGCCCTTTTCAACTGTTCAACTCTTACAAGCGATTAGTCAAGGGCTTCGCGATTACCCTAGAAATTAG
- the hflX gene encoding GTPase HflX — translation MFLYNRNRWIQEPGNWSETPIETIYGNLQGLKSSQLKQLQRLYQQRLPSDSLTTPEFAQRLAAISTDIKQPVCTYINRRGQVIRVGVGTPSQTKIPPLELPRYGAERLSGIRCLATQLKSETPKEAALTAMVIQRLDALVVLTVTESGFERRGGGATGYVKETYLVHLLPPTEQGVQNPDDRPLATGVEQSWSVSPPLSLDILTKQDFLELVEGLESEFRREFVAQQVDVDQDRVLIVGLMTDETTKERFEDGLAEIARLVETAGGEVLQTMRQKRSRPHPQTVVGAGKVQEIALIVQTLGANLVVFDRDLSPAQVRNLELETGVRVVDRTEVILDIFAQRAQSRAGKLQVELAQLEYMLPRLTGRGQAMSRLGGGIGTRGPGETKLETERRAIQRRINRLQQEVNQLQAHRSRLRQRRQRQEVTTIAVVGYTNAGKSTLLNTLTNAEVYTADQLFATLDPTTRRLPIPNAVTGEPMEILLTDTVGFIHELPPPLVDSFRATLEEVTEADALLHLVDLSHPAWQSHIRSVMTILSEMPVTPGPILVAFNKIDQVDSETLTLAQDEFPQGVFVSASERFGLETLRQKLAQLVHYALNP, via the coding sequence GTGTTTCTGTACAATAGAAATCGATGGATTCAGGAGCCAGGTAACTGGTCAGAAACGCCTATCGAGACTATCTACGGGAATCTTCAGGGTTTAAAGTCCAGCCAACTCAAGCAGCTCCAACGGCTGTATCAGCAGCGCTTACCGAGCGATAGCTTGACAACACCAGAGTTTGCCCAACGACTGGCCGCCATCAGCACGGACATCAAACAACCGGTGTGTACCTACATCAATCGCCGGGGACAGGTGATTCGCGTGGGAGTCGGTACTCCCTCTCAGACGAAAATCCCGCCGTTGGAATTGCCCCGCTACGGCGCAGAACGACTGTCGGGCATTCGCTGTCTTGCCACTCAGCTTAAGTCAGAAACTCCGAAAGAAGCGGCCTTAACCGCCATGGTGATTCAACGACTCGATGCTTTAGTGGTACTGACGGTTACAGAATCAGGATTTGAGCGGCGGGGAGGGGGTGCTACCGGTTATGTCAAAGAGACTTACTTAGTTCACTTACTTCCTCCCACGGAGCAAGGAGTGCAAAATCCAGATGACCGCCCTCTAGCAACTGGCGTTGAACAGAGCTGGAGTGTGTCGCCACCCCTAAGCTTGGATATACTGACCAAGCAGGATTTCCTGGAGTTGGTCGAAGGGCTAGAATCTGAGTTCCGGCGAGAATTTGTTGCACAACAGGTTGATGTCGATCAAGACCGAGTGCTGATCGTTGGGTTGATGACGGACGAGACGACTAAAGAGCGATTTGAGGATGGCTTAGCAGAAATCGCCCGGTTGGTGGAAACGGCAGGGGGAGAGGTATTACAGACGATGCGGCAGAAGCGATCGCGTCCGCATCCTCAAACCGTGGTTGGGGCTGGTAAAGTTCAGGAAATTGCCCTCATCGTTCAAACTCTAGGAGCTAATCTCGTCGTGTTTGACCGCGACCTCTCACCAGCTCAAGTCCGCAACCTAGAATTGGAAACTGGTGTCCGGGTCGTAGACCGTACTGAAGTCATTTTGGATATCTTCGCCCAACGCGCCCAATCCCGCGCCGGAAAATTGCAGGTAGAACTGGCTCAGCTCGAATACATGCTGCCCCGTCTCACAGGACGCGGTCAGGCGATGTCACGGTTAGGGGGCGGTATCGGAACACGCGGCCCCGGTGAAACAAAACTGGAAACGGAACGCCGAGCGATTCAGCGTCGAATCAACCGACTCCAACAGGAAGTGAACCAGTTGCAAGCCCATCGTTCCCGCTTGCGGCAGCGGCGTCAGCGACAGGAAGTTACTACGATTGCAGTCGTCGGTTATACCAATGCTGGAAAATCCACCCTGTTGAATACACTCACTAATGCTGAGGTCTACACAGCTGACCAGTTGTTTGCGACCCTTGACCCCACCACACGACGCTTACCCATTCCCAATGCCGTGACCGGTGAACCGATGGAAATTCTGCTAACCGATACCGTCGGATTTATCCACGAACTCCCTCCCCCTTTAGTGGATTCCTTCCGTGCCACTTTAGAAGAAGTTACAGAAGCCGACGCGCTGCTTCATTTGGTGGATTTATCTCATCCGGCATGGCAAAGTCACATCCGCTCGGTGATGACCATTTTGTCGGAGATGCCCGTTACACCGGGCCCGATTTTGGTGGCGTTTAATAAAATTGACCAGGTAGATAGTGAAACCTTGACGCTGGCTCAAGACGAATTTCCTCAAGGCGTATTCGTTTCCGCCAGTGAGCGGTTCGGACTGGAAACACTGCGTCAAAAATTAGCTCAGTTAGTTCATTACGCCCTCAATCCTTAG
- a CDS encoding PhzF family phenazine biosynthesis protein: MRQTIIQVDAFTDTPFAGNPAAVCVLPAPQDGDWMQNVAREMNLSETAFLVRQDDGFHLRWFTPTVEVPLCGHATLASAHVLWSEGHLPSDAVARFYTKSGLLIAQRQGDWIELDFPANRSEAIIPPPELSQALGVPIKSVFQTALDYLVEVESEEWVRQMQPNFQQLKSLHHGRVIVTSSSSEDSDYDFISRFFAPGVGIDEDPVTGAAHCCLAPFWRDRLSKDEFLAYQASSRGGVVKVRYTGSDRVFLAGQAVTVLRGELIAT; encoded by the coding sequence ATGAGACAAACCATCATTCAGGTCGATGCTTTCACTGATACACCCTTCGCCGGAAACCCGGCGGCTGTTTGTGTTTTGCCGGCTCCCCAGGATGGAGACTGGATGCAAAACGTAGCCAGGGAGATGAATTTATCAGAGACGGCTTTTCTCGTCAGGCAGGACGATGGCTTCCATTTACGTTGGTTTACCCCTACCGTAGAAGTGCCGCTTTGTGGTCATGCCACCCTAGCAAGTGCTCATGTCTTGTGGTCAGAAGGACATTTGCCATCGGATGCAGTGGCTCGTTTTTACACCAAAAGTGGCTTACTCATCGCCCAGCGCCAAGGAGATTGGATTGAACTCGATTTTCCGGCCAATCGCTCAGAAGCAATAATCCCCCCTCCCGAACTCTCTCAAGCTTTGGGTGTGCCGATCAAATCAGTTTTTCAGACGGCTTTGGACTATTTGGTCGAAGTAGAGTCTGAAGAATGGGTGCGGCAAATGCAACCCAATTTCCAGCAACTCAAAAGCCTGCACCATGGCAGAGTCATTGTCACCAGCTCTTCTAGCGAAGATTCGGATTATGATTTTATTTCTCGCTTCTTTGCACCTGGCGTAGGCATTGATGAAGACCCAGTAACGGGAGCCGCTCATTGCTGCCTTGCTCCCTTCTGGCGCGATCGCCTCAGTAAGGATGAGTTTTTAGCTTATCAGGCATCCAGTCGAGGTGGGGTGGTGAAAGTGCGCTATACGGGGAGCGATCGCGTTTTTCTCGCAGGACAAGCCGTTACCGTGCTGCGAGGCGAATTAATCGCCACTTGA